From one Candidatus Dormiibacterota bacterium genomic stretch:
- a CDS encoding NAD(P)-binding domain-containing protein has translation MGGILARHLARLGHHVSIPSSRGPESLTALAAELGATPASVVGAAKGAEVVILAIPTKAVTDLPRGLFAGVPGSVVVIDIGNYHPELRDGHIDAIDRGMPDSQWVAQQIGHPRTAAISKPLLSVARSPKPTGAESPNAAPNRRLVSGGRCNEHAHRNRTRGGDLPVSREVHGRRAARGRHAGLAQPRV, from the coding sequence ATGGGAGGGATACTTGCGCGCCACCTCGCCAGGCTCGGCCATCACGTCTCGATTCCGAGCTCGAGAGGACCTGAGAGCCTGACCGCGTTGGCGGCCGAGCTCGGCGCGACGCCCGCTTCCGTTGTCGGCGCCGCCAAAGGCGCAGAAGTCGTCATCCTTGCGATCCCGACGAAGGCTGTCACCGATCTTCCGCGGGGGCTGTTTGCCGGCGTGCCGGGCAGCGTCGTCGTCATCGATATCGGCAACTATCATCCCGAGCTTCGCGATGGCCACATCGATGCGATAGACCGGGGCATGCCTGACAGCCAGTGGGTCGCGCAGCAGATCGGGCATCCCCGTACTGCCGCGATCTCGAAGCCGCTGCTCTCCGTCGCGCGCTCGCCGAAGCCGACCGGAGCCGAATCGCCGAATGCCGCGCCGAACAGGAGGCTCGTCTCAGGAGGTCGTTGTAACGAGCATGCCCACAGAAATCGGACACGTGGAGGTGATCTTCCGGTATCCCGTGAAGTCCATGGGCGGCGAGCGGCTCGAGGTCGTCACGCTGGGTTGGCACAGCCTCGAGTGTGA
- a CDS encoding phospholipase D-like domain-containing protein: MIGLTSTARQRIRLVAPYVDEPGIGFLADSITAATSRGVLVDLLDPVSSDPARAAFRRLKETVAENGDPARLRLVRALRNAPFSHLKVMVVDGQAAYIGSANITGAGLAGRNLELGVLVRGGQVAVIERILDLYQER, from the coding sequence ATGATTGGACTGACCTCGACAGCGCGGCAGCGGATTCGATTGGTAGCCCCGTACGTGGACGAACCCGGGATCGGTTTCTTGGCGGACTCGATTACGGCCGCAACCAGCCGAGGGGTCCTTGTCGATCTATTGGATCCGGTGTCGAGCGATCCGGCACGAGCGGCGTTCAGGAGACTGAAGGAGACCGTCGCAGAAAACGGAGACCCTGCGAGATTACGCTTGGTTCGAGCGCTGCGAAACGCTCCATTCTCGCATCTCAAAGTGATGGTCGTTGATGGACAGGCCGCATATATCGGGAGCGCAAACATCACAGGGGCAGGCCTCGCGGGTCGCAACCTCGAGCTGGGGGTCCTCGTTCGGGGAGGTCAGGTGGCTGTCATCGAGCGCATCCTGGATCTATACCAGGAACGATAG
- a CDS encoding NAD(P)-binding domain-containing protein — MRIGVIGAGSMGGILGRHLARLGHRVSIASSRGPESLTALAAELGATPASVVDAAQAAEVVILAIPTKAVADLPRGLFAGVPGSVVVIDIGNYHPELRDGRVDAIDRGMPDSQWVAQQIGHPVIKAFNNIFARSLLEKGVSRGATGRIALSVYGDSPGARAGVLRLVDDLGFDPVDGGALDDSWRQQPGTPAYCRDLEAAALRRALAEADRSRIAEYRAEQEARLRRSLGH, encoded by the coding sequence GTGAGAATCGGAGTCATAGGCGCTGGAAGCATGGGAGGAATACTTGGTCGCCACCTCGCCAGGCTCGGCCATCGCGTCTCGATTGCGAGCTCGAGAGGACCTGAGAGCCTGACCGCGTTGGCGGCCGAGCTCGGCGCGACGCCCGCTTCCGTTGTCGACGCCGCCCAAGCCGCAGAAGTCGTCATCCTTGCGATCCCGACGAAGGCCGTCGCCGATCTTCCGCGGGGGCTGTTTGCCGGCGTGCCGGGCAGCGTCGTCGTCATCGATATCGGCAACTATCATCCCGAGCTTCGCGATGGCCGCGTCGATGCGATAGACCGGGGCATGCCTGACAGCCAGTGGGTCGCGCAGCAGATCGGGCATCCCGTGATCAAGGCGTTCAACAACATCTTCGCCAGGAGCCTTCTCGAGAAGGGAGTTTCGAGGGGAGCGACCGGGCGGATTGCTCTCTCCGTCTACGGCGATTCGCCGGGCGCCAGGGCAGGAGTGCTCCGCCTCGTCGACGATCTTGGCTTCGACCCTGTCGACGGTGGAGCTTTGGACGACTCCTGGCGCCAGCAGCCCGGAACGCCGGCTTACTGCCGCGATCTCGAAGCCGCTGCTCTCAGGCGCGCGCTCGCCGAAGCCGACCGGAGTCGAATCGCCGAATACCGCGCCGAACAGGAGGCTCGTCTCAGGAGGTCGTTGGGTCACTGA
- a CDS encoding sigma factor-like helix-turn-helix DNA-binding protein, whose translation MEGTRVERTLLHRAFGVFRYSEELDKNGVSSPSEQITAIGLFIEKVLAHARSLPPLTDERRVTEWMQSAIASFVANSRVTPIKPETLQSLLLRTTPLVVWDPYEDFAELLNIKCGVTAYSLAAQHLRRRGFTVDLSALHGLADHFLNARLPAAVRSFDPVRGFGHEVGWLSRVFYRFALNVIVSDEINRNHIEALGLERPVRATPEDALVDSSRAELLESLPEAIESLDPGPRQALELYFGVGQREHTLGEVARSLHVSEFRARGLVIRALQELTVGLGVQGLLESTEYELLRLAFGEGVPVGAAANKLGISQKEARGLMRRIGSKFEQSLRPRTVVPPHVRQGTDPLEVDMVKNLRPDSISILESIKRLRDEPVLRRDPLTRRLHVELPSGRVPLSRVRAIVTDPDVYPILEAEGVSLDWVAIPEDERADLPEDAPEIDQAVQELSSRAWVIAEALYHHWQEAADEQHIDLLNERKEHTVERIRRSLAGATHIIESQLPRALRRNGMAIFEIDSERGLGKWEGDPAGVSFDIRILVADRAVALGEIQSDHAELLGAVFLEELVAEGVTFPGFHPEEHSTPKTIRLRWISPTLEAELSEATRSR comes from the coding sequence ATGGAAGGAACGCGTGTTGAACGCACACTCCTACACAGGGCCTTTGGTGTCTTCAGGTACTCTGAGGAGCTGGACAAGAATGGAGTTTCGAGCCCATCAGAGCAGATCACAGCGATTGGCTTGTTCATAGAGAAGGTCCTGGCCCACGCTAGGTCGTTGCCTCCTCTCACTGACGAGCGACGAGTCACCGAGTGGATGCAAAGTGCAATCGCTAGCTTCGTTGCCAATTCTCGGGTTACACCCATCAAACCAGAGACGCTGCAGTCCCTTCTGCTACGGACTACCCCTCTGGTGGTTTGGGATCCTTACGAGGACTTTGCAGAGCTGTTGAACATCAAGTGCGGAGTGACTGCCTACTCCTTGGCTGCACAACACCTCAGGCGGCGCGGATTCACTGTGGACCTCTCTGCGTTGCACGGTTTGGCCGATCACTTCCTCAACGCTCGTTTGCCCGCGGCCGTTCGCAGCTTTGACCCTGTTCGCGGGTTCGGTCACGAAGTCGGGTGGCTTTCCAGAGTCTTCTATCGCTTTGCTCTCAACGTCATTGTTTCCGATGAGATCAATCGAAATCACATCGAAGCTCTCGGCCTCGAAAGACCAGTCCGTGCAACACCCGAGGACGCTCTCGTCGATAGCTCGCGTGCGGAGCTCTTGGAATCATTGCCCGAGGCGATCGAGAGTCTTGACCCAGGTCCGCGTCAAGCCCTGGAGCTTTATTTCGGTGTCGGACAAAGGGAGCACACTCTGGGTGAAGTCGCCAGGTCCCTTCACGTGAGTGAGTTTCGCGCCCGCGGACTTGTCATTCGGGCGCTCCAGGAATTGACGGTCGGTCTCGGCGTGCAAGGACTGCTCGAGAGCACTGAGTATGAACTCCTGCGCCTGGCCTTTGGCGAGGGGGTGCCCGTAGGGGCGGCAGCCAATAAGCTCGGAATCAGCCAGAAGGAAGCACGAGGGCTGATGAGACGTATCGGGTCCAAGTTCGAACAAAGCCTGCGACCCCGTACTGTCGTCCCTCCGCACGTTCGACAAGGAACAGATCCTTTGGAGGTTGACATGGTTAAGAACTTGAGGCCCGACAGCATCTCGATTCTGGAGTCAATCAAGCGTCTACGTGATGAACCGGTACTGCGGCGCGATCCATTAACCAGGAGGCTCCACGTAGAGCTTCCATCTGGTCGTGTGCCGCTCAGTCGAGTACGTGCGATCGTCACCGACCCTGATGTGTACCCGATCCTGGAGGCGGAGGGTGTGTCACTTGACTGGGTGGCGATTCCTGAGGATGAGAGAGCCGACTTGCCGGAGGACGCACCTGAAATTGATCAGGCGGTCCAAGAGCTCAGCTCGCGTGCGTGGGTTATTGCCGAGGCTCTCTACCACCATTGGCAAGAAGCGGCTGATGAACAGCACATCGATCTGCTCAACGAACGAAAAGAACACACGGTTGAACGCATCCGAAGGTCCCTCGCTGGAGCAACCCATATCATTGAGAGTCAGCTTCCGCGGGCTCTTCGTAGGAATGGAATGGCAATCTTCGAGATCGACAGCGAGCGCGGCCTGGGCAAGTGGGAAGGAGACCCCGCAGGCGTCTCGTTCGATATCCGTATCCTCGTTGCAGACCGCGCGGTGGCACTTGGAGAGATTCAATCCGATCATGCCGAGCTCCTCGGAGCCGTATTCCTTGAAGAGCTCGTTGCTGAAGGCGTGACGTTTCCAGGCTTCCACCCGGAGGAGCACTCCACTCCCAAGACAATTCGACTTCGATGGATCAGTCCCACTCTGGAGGCGGAGCTTTCCGAGGCGACTCGCTCTCGCTAG
- a CDS encoding addiction module protein, with the protein MPPDNGMQPKALHAAADVERYAYRLHRDGYRRKLLTMSPTQLEEILSVSVEERIQLVEAVWDSIAQHPESLPVTEAQRKELDRRLADHLKDPQAARPWSQVRDSLARKK; encoded by the coding sequence ATGCCGCCCGACAACGGCATGCAGCCGAAGGCGCTTCACGCCGCGGCTGATGTTGAGCGTTATGCGTACAGATTGCATCGGGACGGGTACCGGCGTAAACTTTTAACCATGAGTCCAACCCAGCTTGAAGAGATTCTCAGTGTGAGCGTCGAGGAGCGCATTCAACTCGTTGAAGCCGTATGGGATAGCATCGCTCAACATCCCGAGTCGCTCCCCGTGACCGAGGCTCAACGCAAGGAGCTCGATCGTCGCCTCGCTGACCACTTGAAGGATCCGCAGGCGGCGCGGCCCTGGTCGCAGGTCCGCGACTCGCTGGCGCGCAAGAAGTGA
- a CDS encoding DUF433 domain-containing protein, translating to MTLPKPLITRSDAVMSGAVVFAGTRVPVQTLLDYLEEGDTLDSFLKDFPTVSREHAVAVLELAKESVLAHANSA from the coding sequence ATGACCCTTCCGAAGCCCCTGATCACGCGGTCCGACGCGGTGATGAGCGGGGCGGTGGTCTTCGCCGGCACTCGGGTGCCCGTCCAGACCCTCCTCGACTATCTCGAGGAAGGCGATACGCTCGATAGCTTTCTCAAGGACTTCCCCACGGTCAGTCGTGAGCACGCGGTGGCTGTTCTCGAGCTGGCCAAGGAGTCGGTGCTGGCGCATGCGAATTCTGCTTGA
- a CDS encoding metallophosphoesterase, with protein MADQAVLLHLSDLHFGEVLLNNQFPFRPLRGFAAHESMLCQALMTATEDVRAHLHLEDQEEYRIIISGDLTTSGTPKEYGVAHSYVRSRWCLGRELPGIVWAGKSPHLYLVGLGAESERVACIPGNHDHWDGRRRPPPAYNPRVFPLQFRPCPWRKVWRSPGGTLELELYGVDSNSGLQNQLSNLRAKGRVSSQEMQQLEALVDESDRKAPPAGCIRVRAMVIHHSLSYVGSKLTHATELDSQSRADLITFAWDHSIGAVLTGHTHDFDFQLFTRRDQSLPHAEVHELRSASTFQGPAAQGKNGFLVHRVVVDGSVALWSTWRYIWNGSRFVRKANQPCLQFKVG; from the coding sequence ATGGCCGATCAGGCAGTGCTGCTGCATCTCTCGGACCTCCACTTCGGTGAGGTTCTCCTGAACAATCAATTTCCATTTCGGCCACTCCGGGGCTTCGCGGCGCATGAATCCATGCTCTGTCAAGCACTGATGACAGCCACCGAGGATGTCAGAGCCCACCTGCATCTCGAAGATCAAGAGGAGTACCGCATCATCATTAGTGGCGATCTCACCACATCGGGCACTCCGAAGGAGTACGGAGTTGCCCACTCATACGTCAGATCGCGATGGTGTCTCGGGAGAGAGCTTCCCGGGATTGTTTGGGCAGGCAAGAGCCCACATTTGTATCTGGTCGGTCTTGGGGCGGAAAGCGAGAGGGTGGCCTGCATACCGGGGAATCACGATCACTGGGACGGGAGGAGACGGCCACCACCTGCATACAATCCGCGCGTGTTTCCACTGCAGTTCCGTCCCTGTCCGTGGAGAAAGGTGTGGCGGAGCCCGGGAGGGACACTCGAGCTGGAGCTTTACGGCGTGGATTCAAACTCCGGTCTGCAGAATCAGCTTTCGAATCTTCGGGCAAAGGGGAGAGTGTCGTCTCAGGAGATGCAGCAGCTCGAAGCGCTCGTCGATGAAAGTGATCGGAAGGCGCCTCCAGCAGGATGCATTCGTGTCCGGGCAATGGTCATCCATCACTCATTGTCGTACGTCGGCTCGAAGCTAACGCACGCCACAGAACTTGACTCGCAATCGAGGGCTGACCTTATTACCTTTGCGTGGGACCACAGCATTGGCGCTGTGCTCACCGGACATACGCACGACTTTGATTTCCAGCTCTTTACGCGTCGTGACCAGAGCCTTCCGCACGCCGAAGTGCACGAGTTGCGGTCGGCCTCGACCTTCCAGGGGCCGGCTGCTCAGGGAAAGAACGGATTCCTCGTTCATCGTGTTGTCGTCGATGGATCGGTGGCGTTGTGGTCCACCTGGCGATACATCTGGAACGGGTCGCGTTTCGTGCGAAAGGCAAACCAGCCATGCCTTCAATTCAAGGTAGGCTAG